The following DNA comes from Topomyia yanbarensis strain Yona2022 unplaced genomic scaffold, ASM3024719v1 HiC_scaffold_38, whole genome shotgun sequence.
AGTGATTGTGGGTACCTTTGCTACATCACCCTTTTTCTTGCCACACGTTAGGCTGGGGACATCGGATTTAGAAAGAGATTTATTATCCTCGGTCTCGCGAGCACGTTTGGCTCCAGCTCTATTTGGAACGGGCCATGATATGGGAGTTGCAGGCAGTGTCGTTGCGGATTCCACTGATTTTCTGGTTTTCTCCATTTCAGCCTTTAATGCTTCAAGCGCTGTTTTATGTGTGTCGGTCAACAAACGGAACGCTTCGCTCAATGCTGTAAAAGCTGCATTCACTgcggaggatttcatcaaatccacaCAGCTGTCGCAGAGCCAGAATATATTCGCTGAGTCGTTAATCATGTCCAATTTTGGACGAGTGAGCGTTGAACACGATAGATGCATGATTCTGTCGCAGAATCCTTGGCATTTCAGCTGATTCAAAGTGGTTACCGGCTCGGAGCACTGCAGGCAGATCGAATCCATTGCGAATCGCCTACAGGTAGGCAACAGTAGCTACTTCGTGAATAAGCTTTCCCGATATGCATCCACGGTTTCACCACAAGGATTCTATCACTACCGACGACACTTTGGGAGAACAAAATGTTTGTCAATTGTCACCGCACGACCGAGAATCACAAATTATGAGTCAATTGATCAATAACTGCAGCTTAGGCGAGGGCACAAACTCTATTCTAGATGAAAAATCACTGAATATACACAAAAAAACGATCCAAAATACgcgaacaaaaataaacaaactgattCACAACTGTGTTACCAGAAGAActtggcctaaccaaaggaatatgccgtctttcccccaccaactgctctcgtcaagcaacccaatgcgaataaccataggaacaaacatgtagtggacctatatataaacttttcattattttattgttc
Coding sequences within:
- the LOC131695345 gene encoding uncharacterized protein LOC131695345 — its product is MDSICLQCSEPVTTLNQLKCQGFCDRIMHLSCSTLTRPKLDMINDSANIFWLCDSCVDLMKSSAVNAAFTALSEAFRLLTDTHKTALEALKAEMEKTRKSVESATTLPATPISWPVPNRAGAKRARETEDNKSLSKSDVPSLTCGKKKGDVAKVPTITVAPATSKCWIYLSRIATTVSEDEVGAMVKECLSTDDPVEVKKLVKKDANLSGLNFISFKIGVDPKLREMALNAETWPDGMYFREFIDFRQERTNDGKQGFRKTPRLG